From the genome of Streptomyces sp. NBC_01317, one region includes:
- a CDS encoding arginase family protein: MRNIVVIDAPSNLGLRPPAPGTVPGCYKLAGALREQRIVQRLGAFEGGVVVPPRYDRGAWQEGDGVFNAAAIAAYTPRLADRIEHHVRAGDFPVVLGGDCSIQLGASLALRRLGRYGLAAIDGSADFRHPGNSSSVGAAGGEELALSTGRGQRDLTDLEGLRPYLRDEDVRLFGIRDYDDDRDELARLKIPTVTVGELREWGTAGLAGAVLPTLETPVTDGFWVHLDADVLDPSVMPAVDSPDPGGLLPGELAVLLRTLVRSEHCVGLNVTIYDPDLDPEGTAGALLADLVVGAFQDEGAVPEGE; the protein is encoded by the coding sequence ATGCGGAATATCGTGGTCATCGACGCCCCCTCCAACCTGGGCCTGCGCCCGCCCGCCCCCGGCACCGTCCCCGGCTGCTACAAGCTCGCCGGGGCCCTGCGCGAACAGCGGATCGTCCAGCGGCTCGGGGCGTTCGAGGGCGGGGTTGTCGTGCCGCCGCGTTACGACCGGGGCGCGTGGCAGGAGGGCGACGGCGTCTTCAACGCCGCCGCGATCGCCGCGTACACCCCCCGCCTCGCCGACCGGATCGAACACCACGTCCGCGCCGGGGACTTCCCCGTCGTGCTCGGCGGCGACTGTTCGATCCAGCTCGGCGCCTCCCTGGCGCTGCGCAGGCTCGGCCGGTACGGGCTCGCGGCGATCGACGGCTCGGCGGACTTCCGGCACCCGGGCAACTCCTCCTCCGTCGGCGCGGCGGGCGGCGAGGAGCTGGCGCTGAGCACCGGACGCGGCCAGCGGGACCTCACCGACCTGGAAGGGCTGCGGCCCTACCTGCGTGACGAGGACGTACGGCTCTTCGGGATCAGGGACTACGACGACGACCGCGACGAGCTGGCCCGACTCAAGATCCCCACCGTCACGGTCGGCGAGCTGCGCGAGTGGGGTACGGCCGGCCTCGCCGGGGCCGTACTGCCCACGCTGGAGACCCCGGTCACCGACGGCTTCTGGGTCCACCTGGACGCGGACGTCCTCGACCCGTCCGTGATGCCCGCCGTCGACAGCCCCGACCCCGGCGGCCTGCTCCCCGGTGAACTCGCCGTCCTGCTGCGGACCTTGGTCCGCTCCGAGCACTGCGTGGGCCTCAACGTCACCATCTACGACCCGGACCTGGACCCGGAGGGAACGGCCGGCGCGCTGCTCGCGGATCTGGTCGTCGGGGCGTTCCAGGACGAGGGGGCCGTACCCGAGGGGGAGTGA